Proteins encoded in a region of the Stieleria neptunia genome:
- a CDS encoding ABC transporter ATP-binding protein yields MTPDVLLRAENLTRHIAGKTLLDDITLDLVAGARLGLVGPTGSGKSLLLRSLALLEPVDSGNLLWQRAAVTNDQATIYRSQVIYVHQRAAAFEGTVETILRQPFQLKSHRDRRFDRDWIVDQLATVARDAAFLDQHHEQLSGGESQLVALLRAIQLSPRVLLLDEPTSALDRQSARHVESIVMRWYGDAPDRRAYIWVSHDPSQADRVCDSLITMHSGQIQSRQTTT; encoded by the coding sequence GTGACCCCCGACGTCCTGCTACGAGCCGAAAACCTGACGCGGCACATCGCCGGCAAAACGTTGCTCGATGACATCACGTTGGATCTGGTTGCCGGGGCGCGTCTCGGGCTGGTCGGCCCGACCGGCAGCGGAAAGTCGTTGTTGCTGCGAAGTTTGGCGTTGTTGGAACCGGTCGACTCGGGCAATCTGCTTTGGCAGCGGGCAGCGGTGACGAACGATCAGGCGACGATCTATCGCAGCCAGGTCATCTACGTGCACCAACGCGCCGCTGCCTTCGAAGGAACGGTGGAAACCATCTTGCGTCAGCCGTTTCAGTTGAAATCCCATCGTGACCGTCGCTTTGATCGTGACTGGATCGTCGATCAATTGGCAACGGTCGCCCGCGACGCAGCGTTCCTGGACCAGCATCACGAGCAGCTCTCCGGCGGCGAATCGCAACTCGTCGCCTTGTTGCGCGCGATTCAATTGTCGCCCCGCGTGTTGTTGCTGGACGAACCCACCTCGGCGCTGGATCGGCAATCGGCGCGACACGTCGAATCGATCGTGATGCGTTGGTATGGCGACGCACCCGACCGGCGGGCCTACATTTGGGTCTCGCATGATCCCAGTCAGGCTGATCGCGTTTGCGATTCCTTGATCACCATGCACTCCGGCCAAATCCAAAGCCGTCAAACGACCACGTGA
- a CDS encoding ABC transporter permease — MSPYIELTNFEVCLAAILIVINGIVSIVLRLRLEKTLAIASVRTVVQLSLVGFVLSWVFRVDRWYVVLAIASVMTLVAGFSAADRSKRKFPGIRLIAITSVWSCAWILTGYVLLFVFQDLPKWYEPQYAIPLLGMVLGNTLNGISVGLSTLTETLVRSRGQVETLIALGATRWEAAGEPIREAVRTGMIPIVNSMMVVGVVSLPGMMTGQVISGMDPAQAVRYQIVIMFLIAGATALGTVSVVLLSVRRLFDANHRFKFEMIRKDAS; from the coding sequence ATGTCGCCATACATCGAATTAACGAATTTCGAAGTCTGCTTGGCGGCGATCTTGATCGTCATCAACGGCATCGTCTCGATCGTGTTGCGGTTGCGACTGGAAAAGACCCTGGCGATCGCGAGTGTTCGCACCGTCGTGCAGCTTTCGCTGGTCGGATTCGTGTTGTCGTGGGTGTTTCGAGTGGACCGTTGGTACGTCGTTCTGGCGATCGCGTCGGTGATGACGCTGGTCGCCGGCTTTTCGGCCGCCGATCGCAGCAAACGCAAGTTTCCCGGAATCCGTTTGATCGCCATCACTTCGGTTTGGTCCTGTGCTTGGATCTTGACCGGTTACGTGCTGTTGTTCGTTTTTCAGGATTTGCCGAAGTGGTACGAACCACAATACGCGATCCCGCTGTTGGGCATGGTGCTGGGCAATACGCTCAACGGGATCTCGGTAGGGCTGAGCACGCTGACCGAAACACTCGTTCGTTCGCGCGGTCAAGTGGAAACATTGATCGCACTCGGTGCGACACGTTGGGAAGCGGCGGGGGAACCGATCCGCGAAGCAGTGCGGACGGGGATGATCCCGATCGTCAACTCGATGATGGTCGTCGGCGTGGTCAGCTTGCCGGGGATGATGACCGGCCAAGTGATTTCGGGAATGGATCCCGCCCAAGCGGTCCGCTACCAGATCGTGATCATGTTTCTGATCGCCGGCGCCACGGCCCTGGGCACCGTTTCGGTCGTGTTGCTGTCGGTCCGACGTCTGTTCGACGCGAACCATCGATTTAAATTTGAGATGATTCGGAAAGACGCGTCCTGA